A single window of Helicobacter pylori NCTC 11637 = CCUG 17874 = ATCC 43504 = JCM 12093 DNA harbors:
- a CDS encoding GTPase, whose amino-acid sequence MENNENHEKLNGVLHKFLGDAFTLDGKERGLNMEKLREAIKKEKPIMNILLMGATGVGKSSLINALFGKEIAKAGVGKPITQHLEKYIDEQKGLILWDTKGIEDKDYHDTMQSIKKEMEDSFKTLNEKEAIDVAYLCVKETSSRVQERESY is encoded by the coding sequence ATGGAAAACAACGAAAACCATGAGAAATTGAACGGCGTTTTGCACAAGTTTTTAGGCGACGCGTTCACGCTTGATGGGAAAGAAAGAGGATTGAATATGGAAAAATTGCGCGAAGCCATCAAAAAAGAAAAACCAATCATGAATATTTTGCTTATGGGAGCTACTGGGGTGGGTAAAAGCTCGCTCATTAACGCTCTATTTGGTAAAGAAATCGCTAAAGCAGGCGTAGGAAAGCCCATCACTCAGCATCTTGAAAAATACATTGATGAACAGAAGGGCTTGATTTTGTGGGACACCAAAGGCATTGAAGATAAAGATTATCACGACACCATGCAAAGCATTAAAAAAGAAATGGAAGATTCTTTTAAAACGCTTAATGAAAAAGAGGCTATTGATGTGGCGTATTTGTGCGTTAAAGAGACTTCTTCTAGGGTTCAAGAGAGAGAGAGTTATTAA